The window TCAACATAAACCACAAAATTATTGCCGATTCCCGTAGGTGGCTCAACGGAAAATCCGGGAATATCGGCCAAATCTCCGGCTGTATAGGCTTCATATAATAAATAAGGATCTTTCAGTACCTGCTGGTTGGCATCAAAGGCATCTATCCTGAAACCGGCAATGATCGACCAACCTTTCAGATTCAGCTGATAGTCGGCATAAGCAGAATAGTTCATCGGAACATAGGCGCCTGTCTGCCGCGTATATTCACCCTGGTTATCTTTGGCTGTGAAAAAATCATCAAAAGACACTTTATTCCGAATCCGGTTTCCTACATAATCATAACCAACGTATGCGACATAGGAACCAATACCGTCATTCAGCAATTCATCCGCGGTGAACATATCAATAGAGAATAACTCCTGCCCACAATTTACAGTATGTTTTACACCGTCTTTATCAAAATAGTTGATCGAATTAGTACTGAAATCATAGGAATCAATGTCGATAAATTCGAGTCCATCGGTAGGCAGGCCAAGTTTTTTGCGCAGATTAAAGTCAAAATTTCTTTGCGAAATCTCATCATATTTCCTGCTATAATAAATAGTATCAAGTAAATCACCTTCGTGGACATACGGATGTTCGAAATCTAATTCCCGCAGGTGAAAATTGGTGATGCTCCTCATTAGTGACCAAAGACCGGTTGGATGAATCTGATAGGATGAATAAGAGTCCCTGTTGAACTGAAATCCAAGGTTTATCTTATGCTTGCCAATAATCAGGTCACCGCTCGCAAAGATTTTGACCTGGTGTTGATCCTTAACGGAATATTCATTGTAAACAGTACCGGCGTTGTAATAAAGGCCGTAGACATTATTTGGCCGTTGACCGTTGAGCAGGCCACCCCCCAATTGTACCTGGTCCAGGTTTTGATAATTACCTATTGGCTCACCCTCGTAAATTGAAAAATAAGATGAAGTATAGGCGGCCAACCCGGGATTCAGATCCCCCGGTGAGAATTCCACCAAAGTGTCATAATCCCAGGAATTTAGAATCCAGGCCTCATCGTAAAAATTTCCATTAATGGAATCGGAACCTATCTGAAAAGTCGGTGTTTTATAAGTATCGAATTTACCTGCATAGCCATAGCTGAAATAATCCTTGCCGTAATTCGGGTCCTGGGTCACTGCATGATAATAGGAATACTGTCCCTGCACCTGGTAATGAAACCGGACTGATGCACCGGTATTAACCTGTTGCTCAAACCGAAGGTAATTGTTCGAATAAATGGTTGATTTTTCAGGATTTCCATTCTGGTTGAAAAAATAATTCTCATAGATAGGAATTATCTCTTTTTTGGATACCGTATAGGTACCTAGTTTTATGCTCATTCCGTTCTGAAAATCAGCCTGAAGATTGCCGTACAGCGAATATCCCTTTTTCGCGGCATTGGTATTAAAGAAAGAACTCACTGCATCAGGAGCTTCGGTATAAAGTGCATTCTCATATGTTCCGTCCCATTCCCCTGCTGCTCTTAGCGGATTGTCGGCCAGGAAATCAAGATATTCGTCAGAAGCATGATCGCGGGAAATATATGAAGGATAAGCATCCGCTGAAGAAAACAGCCTGGATGCCAACAGGTAGCTCAATGAAACATTTCCCTTATTACCAGACTTGTTAAACCTGATCGGACCTGACAGGATGAGCTGCAGATCATTATCATTGAATTGCTTATGCAGAAGCGTGATATTACTTTCGATCCTAAAGGAAAAACTGTCAGGAGATGAAGTAGGCAAAAAATTGCAAAAGCCGGTCAGACTATTTCCATGGTCAAAATAATCTTCAAAAGAATCGAATTTCGCAGACCCAATCAATCTCAAAGGCATTTCTTCCGCAAATCTGACCGGAACCCCATCGAACCAGGTGTAATTATCCGATATGCTGAAACCATTGCTATAAAAAGAACCGAATTTAGATGCGTTAAACATCTGTGGATTCAGCTCAAAGATATCATTGACATGCACCAATGGCAATCCTTGTATCAGGTTACAATCATAATGGGAACCATCATCGGGAAAATCAAGCGTAGAATCTGCTTGTCCGTTAGCATGTTTTATAAAAATGGTTAACAATAAAACAACTATGATAATTAACCGTTGAGATAGATTAATCATAGAAATAATTTTGGCAAAGGTTAACAACTTCGGAAGTGATATTAATAAGAAGTAAATATAATTATTTTATTAATTTCGTTCCATTACAGAACAGCAAAAGGAATGTCAATTGAAGTCAGGAAAGTCATCAAGCTATATGGCAGGCAGCGTGCGCTGGATGATGTGAGTTTTGAAATAAAACCGGGCGAAATTGTCGGCTTGCTTGGTCCAAACGGTGCCGGCAAGTCTACGTTGATGAAGATCATCACCTGTTTCATCCCTCCTACAGAAGGTGAAGTCAGTGTGTGTGGCCATGATATTTTTGAAGAATCTCTTCAGGTCAGGGAAAAAGTTGGTTATCTTCCCGAACACAACCCGCTATACCTGGAAATGTATGTAAGGGAATACCTGGAATTTATCGCAGGGATCCATAAAATCAAAGGAAATATCAAGGAAAGGGTTGCAGAAATGATTGAACTGACAGGCCTGGCTCTGGAGCAGAAAAAAAAGATCGGCGCACTTTCCAAAGGTTACCGGCAGCGTGTCGGGTTGGCCCAGGCACTCATCCATGACCCTGAGGTCCTCATCCTGGATGAACCGACCTCTGGGCTTGATCCCAACCAGATCCATGAGATCAGGAATTTGATCAGGTCAATAGGCACAAAGAAAACAATTATGCTTTCCACGCATATTATGCAGGAAGTGGAAGCCATTTGCGACCGCGCCATCATCATTCACAAAGGCAAAATCGTTGCAGATGATGCAACCAGGAACCTGGCCGGCACCGTCCGGAATAAAAACCGGATCACGGTGGAATTCAGCGGAAAGATTACAAAAGAGGATTTAAAACATCTTTCTGGAATTTCATCGCTGGATCAGTTAAATCCAAACACCTGGGTCATAGAAACCGAGGCTTCCCGGGATATCCGTGAAGATCTGTTCAAACTTGCCGTAAACAAGGATTCAGGCATTCTTTCATTGAATAAGGAAGAACTCAGGCTGGAGGAGGTCTTTCAAATCCTGACCCAAAACTGATTTATATTTAATTTATTTTTAGCTTTGCAGCCCTGATATTTAAATCAGGCCTTTCCTTAAATAAACAAGAATAATCAACAAATACATTTATTATGAGCTATTTATTTACTTCGGAATCTGTATCAGAAGGACATCCCGATAAGGTGGCTGATCAGATTTCAGACGCCCTCCTCGATGAATTTCTCCGCTGGGACCCGGAATCCAAAGTTGCCTGCGAAACGCTCGTGACAACAGGTTTGGTCGTTACCGCGGGTGAAGTGCGGACAAAGGGATATGTCAGTATTGATGATGTTGTAAGGGCAACAATCCGCAAGATAGGTTATACCAAGGCTGAATACCGGTTCGATGCCGATTCATGTGCGGTTATTTCGGCCATACACGGGCAGTCTGACGATATTGCCCGCGGTGTCGATAAAAATAAAGATAAATTCAAACAGGGCGCCGGTGACCAGGGAATGATGTTCGGTTTTGCCAGCAATGAAATGGATAATTTTATGCCCATGCCGGTCGAAGTGGCCCATGTCCTGCTGCAGGAACTCGCTGCTATCCGCAAAGAAGGCAAACTGATGCCATACCTGCGGCCGGATGCCAAATCACAGGTAACCGTCGAATATGACGATCTGCACCAGCCTGTCAGGATTGATACCATTGTGGTTTCTACTCAGCATGATGAATTTGATTCAGATGAGAAGATGCAGGAAAAGATCAAGACTGACATTAAAACTATATTGATCCCCCGCATTCTCAAACAGCTCCCGGACAGGATTGCAAAACTGTTCAATGAGCATTACCGCCTTTTGGTCAACCCGACCGGCAAGTTTGTGATCGGAGGCCCGCATGGGGATACCGGCCTGACCGGCAGGAAAATCATCGTTGATACATATGGTGGTCGCTGTGCACACGGAGGCGGCGCTTTCTCCGGAAAAGATGCTTCAAAGGTTGACCGTTCGGCAGCTTATGCAGCCAGGTATATCGCGAAAAACCTTGTCGCAGCCGGAGTAGCCGATGAAGTCCTGGTGCAGGTTGCTTATGCCATCGGCGTTGCTGAACCTGTCGGATTTTTAGTTAACACCAGCGGAACGGCCAAAGTAAGGAATCAACACGGTAAGATATTGACTGACAAGGAGATTTCCACAATTGCTTATACATTGTTTGACCTGCGTCCTTATGCAATCATCAGCAAATTTGGCCTTCAAAACCCGGTTTTTGAACCTGCTTGCACTTATGGCCACTTTGGAAGGGACCATTATGAGAAAGAAGTTGAAGTTTATTTTGAAGACAAAGACACCGTTCAGCGTGAAATTAAAGGAAAAGTAAAATATTTTAAAACGGTAAGTTTCTTCGCCTGGGAAAAGCTGGATGCTGTGGACAAAATCCGGAAATCATTCGGGATATAATTGAATCTTGAGATGCCATATCGTTTTTCTTTACTGGTTATTGCAATTTTCATGCTTCCTTCCGGCATTTATTCCCAAAAAGGAGTTCAGATTGCATTATTGAAATATAACGGAGGCGGCGACTGGTACGCCAATCCCACTTCTCTCACTAACCTGATCAAATTCTGTAACGAAAACCTGAAGACAAATCTTGTCGCGGATTACGCAACTGTTGAAGCGGAAAGCCCTGAACTTTTCAATTATCCGTTTATCCATATGACGGGGCATGGGAATGTTTATTTTAATGACCAGGAGGCTCAGAATATACGCAACTATTTAATTGCCGGAGGTTTCCTCCATATTGATGACAATTATGGCCTCAATCCCTTTGTCAGGCCGCAGATGAAAAAAGTCTTTCCGGAGCTCGATTTTATCGAGCTGCCATTCGATCATCCTGTTTATCACCAGGAATACGAATTTCCGAACGGGTTACCTAAAATCCATGAGCACGATAATAAGCCGCCCCAGGGTTTTGGATTGATCTACGAAGGCCGGCTGGTCTGCTTTTACTCGTATGAATCGGATCTCGGTGATGGATGGGAAGATCAGGATGTCCATCATGATTCGAACGCTACCCGGCTAAAGGCACTGCAGATGGGGGCGAATTTGGTTAGCTATGTGTTTATGAAGTAGTCGGCGGTCGGCGGTCAGCGGTCAGCGGTCGGCAGTTAACTCAAGAAGTCAGATGGACTTAAGTTCTACTCTTTAAAGTATCTAATTGTGCTTCGATCACCCGGATCTTCGATTCAGCATCATCCTTTTTTTTCTTTTCTATTTCAACGACTTTCGGCGGTGCGCTGTTGACAAACTTTTCATTTCCGAGTTTCATCATCACGGATGCAAGGAACCCGCGGGCATATTCAAGGTCTTTCTCTAATCTTAAAATTTCCGTTCCAATATCTATCGTTTCCGCTTCAAGCGGTATAAAGAATTCGGTAGAGCCCACGATAAAAGAAGCTGCACCTTCAATTTTCTCTTCTGTATATTTTAATTCTGCCAGGTTACCCATTTTAATCACCACTTCATCAAAATATGTATTTGGTCGCTGGCCATGGTTTTTCCTCACGTAGAGAGAGATCTTTTCCTTTTGGGAAATATTTTTATTCACCCGTTCATTCCTGATGGCAATGATCACTTCCCGCTCAAGGTCAAAGTGCTTTAAAAGATCGGTCTTATATTTTGAAGAAACGGGATACGGTGCAATTATAATGTCATCACCGTCCGGCCTTTCCTTGAGCTGGTGCCATATTTCTTCCGTAATGAACGGCATGAAAGGATGAAGGACTTTCATCAGTGTCTCAAAAAAGATGATCGTCCTGTCATAGGTTTCACGGTCGACAGGCTGCTGGTATTCGGGCTTGACCATCTCGAGGTACCAGGAGCTGAATTCATCCCAGGTAAGCTTATAAGCAGTCATCAGGGCATCCGACATCCGGAATTTCAAAAAATGATCTTCCAGTTGCTCAAGGGCCTCGTTAAGCCTGTTCTCAAACCAATTGACAGCAGTCTTATTGTTTCCTGAAGTTTTCAATTCAGAATCCACCGTCCAGCTATTGACCAGGCGAAGTGCATTCCAGATTTTATTGCTGAAGTTCCTCCCCTGTTCACATAATGATTCATCGAAAAGCAGGTCATTCCCGGCAGGCGACATGAACAGCATTCCAATGCGCACGCCGTCGGCGCCGTAATGGTCCATCAAATCGATCGGGTCCGGTGAATTGCCTAAAGATTTTGACATTTTACGGCCGAGTTTATCGCGCACAATACCTGTAAAGTAAACATTCCGGAATGGTACTTTTTTCCTGTATTCCAGGCCAGCCATGATCATCCTGGCAACCCAGAAAAATAGGATTTCGGGAGCGGTCACCAGGTCATTGGTCGGATAATAATAGTTGATATCCTTGTTATCCGGATTTCTTATACCATCAAAGGTTGAAATCGGCCAGAGCCATGACGAAAACCAGGTGTCGAGCACATCTTCATCCTGTAACAGGTCTTCCTTCTTCAACTGCGGAAGGTTTAACTCTTCTCTTGCTTTCTGCCAGGCTTCATCCGCAGATTTTGCCACTACAAATTCCCCGTTGGGGAGATAATAGGCGGGTATCCGCTGCCCCCACCATAACTGCCTTGATATACACCAGTCACGGACATTTTCCATCCAATGCCGGTAGGAGTTTTTAATTTTAGCAGGGTGGAACCTGACCTCTTCATTCATGACTGCCTTCAATGCGGGCTTGGCCAGGACGTCCATTTTCATGAACCACTGCAAGGAAAGTTTTGGTTCAATGACTTCATCTGTCCGCTCTGAATATCCTACTTTGTTGATATAGTCTTCCACCTTGACCATAAATCCTTTTCCCTGGAGTTCGGTTGTAATTTTCTCCCTCACCACAAAGCGGTCCTCCCCCACATATAGCAGGGCTTTTTCGCTGAGTGTACCGTTATCATTAAAAATGTCAATAGATTCAAGTTTAAAGCGCCGGCCAATTTCGTAATCGTTAATATCATGGGCAGGGGTAATTTTCAGGCACCCGGTGCCGAATTCCATATCCACATATTCATCTTCTATAACCGGCACGGGCCTGTTGATGAGGGGAACGAGCACCTTTTTACCCGTAAGGTTCCGGTATCGAGGGTCGTTCGGGTTCACACAAACGGCCGTATCGCCCAGGATTGTCTCCGGACGTGTGGTAGCAATGGTTATCCATTCCTCCGGATTCCCTTCGACAAAATAGCGGATATAATAAAGCTTTGATTTGACTTCTTTGTAGATTACTTCTTCATCTGAAAGGGCGGTGAGTGCTTTCGGGTCCCAGTTAACCATCCTGACACCTCTATAGATCAACCCTTTATGGTACAAATCAACAAAAACGTCAATGACAGATTCATACATATCAGGGTCCATTGTAAAACGGGTACGTTCCCAATCACAGGAAGCGCCCAGCTTTTTTAATTGTTCAAGGATGATGCCGCCGTGCTTTTCTTTCCATTCCCAGGCATATTTCAGGAATTCTTCACGGGTGAGGTCGAACTTATCAATGCCTTTTGCTTTCAGGCTCGCTACAACCCTTGCTTCCGTGGCAATGGAAGCATGGTCGGTACCGGGAAGCCATTCGGCATTTTTTCCCTGCATGCGGGCCCGCCTGACCAGGATATCCTGGATAGTGTTATTGAGGATGTGGCCCATATGTAAAACCCCCGTGACATTGGGAGGAGGGATAACGATCGTATAAGGTTCACGTTCGTCCGGTTCAGAGTGGAAGTACCTTTTGTCCATCCAATGCTGATACCACTTGCTCTCAATCTCACGGGGGCTGTATTTACTGGGAATGTGCATTATTCCTGATGTTTCAGTGATTCAAAAAAATAATGCACAAAATTAGAAAAAAACCTGGTTCTATTCAGGCTTGCAGTCCCCTTTGTTATGCATGTAATATTCCACCATCTCACGGAGGCTTTGTAAATTTTCAGGGCTGAACATGGCAGAAAAGTCCATATTACCTGTAACCGTTACCATCATAATACCTTTTTCATCTTTTTCGAGCATGGCAACTTCCCTGGTATTTCCGGCCGGTCCTTTTATCATAAAGATATTAACCTGTACTTTTTCAGCATTAACGGTGATCACTTTGGTATATTGGTCATCTCCGGCAGTCTTCTGCATTTTCTTCCAAAGTTTATCCTGGTCAGCTTTTCCGGCATCGGTTTTATATTTCACAATCCTGATGCTCTCAATATTCTGCATCATCTCCTTCATCTGGATGTTATTCACGGTCTTTTCCCAATCGAAGCTCATGGAACCGGGCAGTATCTCAGTGGTTTCAAACCCGGGTTCACTCACATACCGGTCATACAATGAAGAAAGCGGTGTGTTTTGTGCCAGAAGAAAGGCT of the Bacteroidales bacterium genome contains:
- the metK gene encoding methionine adenosyltransferase, whose amino-acid sequence is MSYLFTSESVSEGHPDKVADQISDALLDEFLRWDPESKVACETLVTTGLVVTAGEVRTKGYVSIDDVVRATIRKIGYTKAEYRFDADSCAVISAIHGQSDDIARGVDKNKDKFKQGAGDQGMMFGFASNEMDNFMPMPVEVAHVLLQELAAIRKEGKLMPYLRPDAKSQVTVEYDDLHQPVRIDTIVVSTQHDEFDSDEKMQEKIKTDIKTILIPRILKQLPDRIAKLFNEHYRLLVNPTGKFVIGGPHGDTGLTGRKIIVDTYGGRCAHGGGAFSGKDASKVDRSAAYAARYIAKNLVAAGVADEVLVQVAYAIGVAEPVGFLVNTSGTAKVRNQHGKILTDKEISTIAYTLFDLRPYAIISKFGLQNPVFEPACTYGHFGRDHYEKEVEVYFEDKDTVQREIKGKVKYFKTVSFFAWEKLDAVDKIRKSFGI
- the gldA gene encoding gliding motility-associated ABC transporter ATP-binding subunit GldA yields the protein MSIEVRKVIKLYGRQRALDDVSFEIKPGEIVGLLGPNGAGKSTLMKIITCFIPPTEGEVSVCGHDIFEESLQVREKVGYLPEHNPLYLEMYVREYLEFIAGIHKIKGNIKERVAEMIELTGLALEQKKKIGALSKGYRQRVGLAQALIHDPEVLILDEPTSGLDPNQIHEIRNLIRSIGTKKTIMLSTHIMQEVEAICDRAIIIHKGKIVADDATRNLAGTVRNKNRITVEFSGKITKEDLKHLSGISSLDQLNPNTWVIETEASRDIREDLFKLAVNKDSGILSLNKEELRLEEVFQILTQN
- a CDS encoding DUF4159 domain-containing protein, which encodes MPYRFSLLVIAIFMLPSGIYSQKGVQIALLKYNGGGDWYANPTSLTNLIKFCNENLKTNLVADYATVEAESPELFNYPFIHMTGHGNVYFNDQEAQNIRNYLIAGGFLHIDDNYGLNPFVRPQMKKVFPELDFIELPFDHPVYHQEYEFPNGLPKIHEHDNKPPQGFGLIYEGRLVCFYSYESDLGDGWEDQDVHHDSNATRLKALQMGANLVSYVFMK
- a CDS encoding valine--tRNA ligase, whose product is MHIPSKYSPREIESKWYQHWMDKRYFHSEPDEREPYTIVIPPPNVTGVLHMGHILNNTIQDILVRRARMQGKNAEWLPGTDHASIATEARVVASLKAKGIDKFDLTREEFLKYAWEWKEKHGGIILEQLKKLGASCDWERTRFTMDPDMYESVIDVFVDLYHKGLIYRGVRMVNWDPKALTALSDEEVIYKEVKSKLYYIRYFVEGNPEEWITIATTRPETILGDTAVCVNPNDPRYRNLTGKKVLVPLINRPVPVIEDEYVDMEFGTGCLKITPAHDINDYEIGRRFKLESIDIFNDNGTLSEKALLYVGEDRFVVREKITTELQGKGFMVKVEDYINKVGYSERTDEVIEPKLSLQWFMKMDVLAKPALKAVMNEEVRFHPAKIKNSYRHWMENVRDWCISRQLWWGQRIPAYYLPNGEFVVAKSADEAWQKAREELNLPQLKKEDLLQDEDVLDTWFSSWLWPISTFDGIRNPDNKDINYYYPTNDLVTAPEILFFWVARMIMAGLEYRKKVPFRNVYFTGIVRDKLGRKMSKSLGNSPDPIDLMDHYGADGVRIGMLFMSPAGNDLLFDESLCEQGRNFSNKIWNALRLVNSWTVDSELKTSGNNKTAVNWFENRLNEALEQLEDHFLKFRMSDALMTAYKLTWDEFSSWYLEMVKPEYQQPVDRETYDRTIIFFETLMKVLHPFMPFITEEIWHQLKERPDGDDIIIAPYPVSSKYKTDLLKHFDLEREVIIAIRNERVNKNISQKEKISLYVRKNHGQRPNTYFDEVVIKMGNLAELKYTEEKIEGAASFIVGSTEFFIPLEAETIDIGTEILRLEKDLEYARGFLASVMMKLGNEKFVNSAPPKVVEIEKKKKDDAESKIRVIEAQLDTLKSRT
- a CDS encoding DUF4252 domain-containing protein, with protein sequence MKKLIVLMIVAFVPAFLLAQNTPLSSLYDRYVSEPGFETTEILPGSMSFDWEKTVNNIQMKEMMQNIESIRIVKYKTDAGKADQDKLWKKMQKTAGDDQYTKVITVNAEKVQVNIFMIKGPAGNTREVAMLEKDEKGIMMVTVTGNMDFSAMFSPENLQSLREMVEYYMHNKGDCKPE